The Setaria italica strain Yugu1 chromosome IX, Setaria_italica_v2.0, whole genome shotgun sequence genome has a window encoding:
- the LOC111258478 gene encoding phospholipid-transporting ATPase 1-like, which translates to MRPERPLLPPSTPSLPPLPPSQQADEAAGAAAMDDVPARLPDPVPSPILRHSPANSVRRTRSLRSLLADSPSVTFAANLRSGSNASSLENFQFQRSGSRSASGTPAGLGRVSTRRSASERAGSQRDLRDEDARFVYINDADRTNAPPAGLPDNSIHTTKYSVLTFLPRNLYEQFHRVAYLYFLVLVALNMVPQLGVLTPAASVLPLAFVLSVTAVKDAYEDWRRHRSDKNENNREASVLVGGVFRPKRWKEIQVGEVLRVAANETLPCDMVLLSTSDPTGVAYVQTINLDGESNLKTRYAKQETMPTPPEALAGVIKCERPNRNIYGFLATVDLDGRRAVSLGPSNIVLRGCELKNTAWAVGVAVYTGRDTKVMLNSSGAPSKRSHLETHMNRETIMLAVVLFLLCFIVALLAGIWLGDHSDDLAVIPFFRKRDFSSRDDPDAKYNWYGMGAEVAFTFMKSVIQFQVMIPIALYISMEIVRVGQAFFMVQDRHMLDEKRQAKFQCRALNINEDLGQIKYVFSDKTGTLTENRMEFRCASVHGADFSATDGGDGIVGDEHSVIGEDGMILRTKTAVKTDPKLVALLRDGAGATADRARDFFLTLAACNTIVPIADDAAAGERLLEYQGESPDEQALVYAAAAYGFTLVERTSGHIIVDVFGTRQS; encoded by the exons ATGCGACCGGAACGGCCATTGCTGCCGCCGTCCACTCCGTCCCTGCCACCTCTGCCGCCGTCGCAACAGGCAGATGAAGCGGCGGGAGCAGCAGCCATGGACGACGTGCCCGCCCGGCTGCCGGACCCGGTGCCGTCACCGATATTGAGGCACTCGCCCGCGAACTCGGTCAGGCGGACGCGATCGCTGCGTTCGCTCTTGGCCGACTCGCCGTCGGTCACCTTCGCGGCCAACCTCAGGTCGGGGTCCAACGCGTCCTCGTTGGAGAACTTCCAGTTCCAGCGCTCCGGTTCCAGGTCCGCGTCCGGGACCCCCGCGGGCCTCGGGCGGGTGTCCACCCGGCGGTCCGCGTCCGAGCGCGCCGGCTCGCAGCGCGACCTCCGCGACGAGGACGCCCGGTTCGTGTACATCAACGACGCGGACCGCACcaacgcgccgccggccgggctcCCCGACAACTCCATCCACACCACCAAGTACTCCGTCCTCACCTTCCTCCCGCGCAACCTCTACGAGCAGTTCCACCGGGTGGCCTATCTATACTTCCTCGTCCTGGTGGCGCTCAACATGGTGCCGCAGCTCGGCGTGCTCACGCCGGCCGCGTCCGTCCTGCCGCTGGCGTTCGTTCTCAGCGTGACGGCGGTGAAGGACGCGTACGAGGACTGGCGGCGGCACCGGTCCGACAAGAACGAGAACAACCGGGAGGCCTCGGTTCTGGTGGGCGGCGTGTTCCGGCCGAAGCGGTGGAAGGAGATTCAGGTGGGCGAGGTACTGCGCGTGGCGGCCAATGAGACGCTGCCGTGCGACATGGTGCTGCTGTCGACGAGCGACCCCACGGGGGTGGCCTACGTGCAGACCATCAACCTCGACGGCGAGTCCAACCTCAAGACACGGTACGCCAAGCAGGAGACCATGCCCACGCCGCCGGAGGCGCTCGCGGGGGTCATCAAGTGCGAGCGGCCCAACCGCAACATCTACGGCTTCCTCGCCACGGTCGACCTCGACGGCCGTCGCGCCGTCTCACTCGGCCCCTCCAACATCGTGCTCCGGGGCTGCGAGCTCAAGAACACGGCCTGGGCCGTCGGCGTCGCCGTGTACACCGGCCGGGACACCAAGGTCATGCTCAACAGCTCCGGCGCGCCGTCCAAGCGCAGCCACCTCGAGACGCACATGAACCGCGAGACCATCATGCTCGCCGTCGTCCTGTTCCTCCTCTGCTTCATCGTGGCGCTCCTGGCGGGCATCTGGCTCGGCGATCACAGCGACGATCTCGCCGTGATCCCGTTCTTCCGCAAGAGGGACTTCTCGTCCAGGGACGACCCGGACGCCAAGTACAACTGGTACGGGATGGGCGCGGAGGTCGCGTTCACGTTCATGAAGTCGGTGATCCAGTTCCAGGTGATGATCCCCATCGCGCTCTACATCTCCATGGAGATCGTGAGGGTCGGGCAGGCCTTCTTCATGGTGCAGGACCGCCACATGCTCGACGAGAAGCGGCAGGCGAAGTTCCAGTGCCGCGCGCTCAACATCAACGAGGACCTGGGCCAGATCAAGTACGTGTTCTCCGACAAGACCGGCACGCTCACCGAGAACCGGATGGAGTTCCGGTGCGCCAGCGTGCACGGCGCCGACTTCAGCGccaccgacggcggcgacggcatcgTCGGCGACGAGCATTCCGTGATCG GCGAGGACGGCATGATCCTGCGGACGAAGACGGCGGTCAAGACGGACCCGAAGCTGGTGGCGTTGCTcagggacggcgccggcgcgaccGCCGACCGCGCCCGCGACTTCTTCCTGACGCTGGCGGCCTGCAACACCATCGTGCCCAtcgccgacgacgccgcggcgggggagaggcTGCTGGAGTACCAGGGCGAGTCCCCCGACGAGCAGGCGCTGGTGTACGCGGCCGCGGCGTACGGGTTCACGCTCGTGGAGCGCACCTCTGGCCACATCATCGTCGACGTCTTCGGCACCAGGCAGAG CTGA